Proteins from one Mycobacterium sp. EPa45 genomic window:
- a CDS encoding nitroreductase/quinone reductase family protein, producing the protein MATHYDRPNAAARAFNVVIRHLAEAGISIAGTRALRVRGRKSGAPHRVVVNVLQVDGTDYLVSPRGNTQWARNARAAGEVELGSRWRRSTVALTEVDDEAKPALLKSYLDRWYWEVKGHVAELTPDSTADQLRAAAPKIPVFALAR; encoded by the coding sequence ATGGCTACGCACTACGACCGCCCGAACGCCGCTGCCCGCGCGTTCAATGTCGTCATCCGCCACCTCGCCGAGGCCGGTATCAGCATCGCCGGCACCCGCGCGCTGCGGGTACGTGGGCGGAAATCCGGCGCGCCGCACCGCGTCGTCGTCAACGTGTTGCAGGTCGACGGGACGGACTATCTGGTTTCGCCGCGGGGCAACACCCAGTGGGCCCGCAACGCGCGGGCCGCCGGCGAGGTGGAACTCGGCTCACGTTGGCGGCGTTCGACAGTCGCACTCACCGAAGTCGACGACGAGGCCAAACCCGCGTTGTTGAAGAGCTACCTCGACCGGTGGTACTGGGAAGTCAAGGGGCACGTCGCCGAGCTGACGCCCGACTCGACTGCCGATCAATTGCGCGCTGCCGCACCGAAAATCCCGGTGTTCGCGCTCGCCCGCTAG
- a CDS encoding FAD-binding oxidoreductase — protein sequence MQTVFDRRVDPALIARALGPAAFGSMWLDIPRPEYPALSGGLTCDLLVVGGGYAGLWSALHAKQRNPGARVVLIEAERLGWAASGRNGGFVEASITHGAENGKSRWPTEFERLEKLGLANLDGMQADIESYGMSVDWERTGMLTVATEPHQVDWLAEGADDGEGRFLDQAAVRDEVASPTYRAGLWATDTCAIVHPARLVFELARACAEAGVEIFEHTSALSVQRERRGVRVQARAGLIDSDQIVLATNVFPSLLKRNRLHTIPVYDYVLATEPLTAEQLDRIGWRSRQGIGDSGNQFHYYRLSADNRIVWGGYDAVYHYGRRVDPMYEDRPETYRKLAAHFFITFPQLEDVRFSHRWAGAIDTNTRFCAHWGLAGRGRIAYVNGFTGLGVGAARFAADVCLDLLDGHPTERTELEMVNRKPLPFPPEPVASVGIQATRWSLDRADHNQGKRNLILRTLDRLGLGFDS from the coding sequence GTGCAGACCGTATTCGATCGCCGAGTCGACCCCGCCCTGATTGCCCGGGCGTTGGGTCCGGCGGCGTTCGGATCGATGTGGCTGGACATCCCGCGGCCTGAATATCCGGCGCTGTCCGGCGGCCTGACCTGTGACTTGCTGGTGGTCGGCGGCGGGTACGCCGGCCTGTGGTCGGCGCTGCACGCCAAGCAGCGCAACCCCGGGGCGCGAGTGGTCTTGATCGAAGCCGAGCGGCTCGGATGGGCGGCATCGGGACGCAACGGGGGTTTCGTCGAAGCCAGCATCACGCATGGCGCCGAGAACGGAAAGTCGCGCTGGCCAACCGAATTCGAGCGCCTGGAAAAACTCGGCCTGGCCAACCTCGACGGGATGCAGGCCGATATCGAGTCCTACGGCATGAGTGTGGACTGGGAGCGCACCGGCATGCTGACGGTGGCCACCGAACCGCATCAGGTCGACTGGCTGGCCGAGGGTGCCGACGACGGCGAGGGCCGGTTCCTCGACCAGGCCGCTGTCCGCGACGAGGTCGCCTCGCCGACCTATCGGGCCGGCCTGTGGGCGACTGACACCTGCGCGATCGTCCATCCCGCCCGGCTGGTGTTCGAGCTGGCCCGCGCCTGCGCCGAGGCCGGCGTTGAAATCTTCGAACACACCTCGGCGCTGTCGGTGCAACGCGAACGGCGGGGGGTCCGGGTCCAGGCCCGCGCCGGGCTCATCGATTCCGATCAAATCGTGTTGGCCACCAACGTCTTTCCGAGTCTGCTAAAGCGCAACCGGCTACACACCATTCCGGTGTACGACTACGTGCTGGCCACCGAGCCACTGACCGCCGAACAGCTGGACCGCATCGGGTGGCGCTCACGGCAGGGCATCGGCGACAGCGGCAATCAGTTCCACTACTACCGTCTCTCGGCGGACAACCGGATCGTCTGGGGCGGCTACGACGCGGTCTATCACTACGGCCGTCGCGTCGACCCGATGTACGAGGACCGCCCGGAGACCTATCGCAAGCTGGCCGCACACTTCTTCATCACCTTCCCGCAACTCGAGGACGTCCGGTTCAGCCATCGTTGGGCCGGCGCAATCGACACCAACACCCGGTTCTGTGCGCACTGGGGCCTGGCCGGCCGGGGACGGATCGCCTACGTCAACGGATTCACCGGTCTGGGCGTCGGCGCGGCACGCTTCGCCGCCGACGTCTGCCTGGATCTGCTCGACGGTCATCCCACCGAGCGGACCGAGTTGGAGATGGTCAACCGCAAGCCGCTGCCGTTCCCGCCCGAACCGGTGGCCAGCGTCGGAATTCAGGCGACCCGATGGTCGCTCGATCGGGCGGACCATAACCAGGGCAAACGCAATCTCATCCTGCGCACACTCGATCGGCTGGGGCTGGGCTTCGACTCATAA
- a CDS encoding cation:proton antiporter — protein sequence MAVSAALLLELGVIFTVLTILGTMARRFALSPIPLYLLAGLALGNGGIAPVPAAGEFVSTGATIGVVLLLLTLGLEFSIGEFAASMRRHLPSAGVDLILNATPGAIAGWLLGLNFVGILAMAGITFISSSGVIARLLNDLRRLGNRETPAVLSILVLEDFAMAAYLPLLAVLAAGGTWWEALLWMGAAMIALAVVFAASYRWGHHLGRLISHPDDEQLLLRILGLTLLVSAAAEHLHASAAVGAFLVGLTLTGETAERARSVLTPLRDLFAAVFFVAIGLSVAPADLVPMLPVAVLLAAVTAATKVATGVYAARRDGVGRPGQLRAGTALVARGEFSLVIIGLAGTTVAAIGSLATPYVFVLAIVGPLLARFAR from the coding sequence GTGGCTGTGTCGGCGGCGCTCCTCCTCGAACTCGGCGTCATCTTCACGGTCCTGACGATCCTCGGAACCATGGCGCGCAGGTTTGCGCTGTCGCCGATCCCGCTGTACCTGCTGGCCGGGCTGGCGCTCGGCAACGGCGGCATCGCGCCGGTCCCGGCGGCGGGGGAGTTCGTCTCGACCGGCGCCACGATCGGCGTGGTGCTGCTGCTGTTGACCTTGGGCCTGGAGTTCTCCATCGGCGAGTTCGCCGCCAGTATGCGGCGGCACCTGCCGTCGGCAGGCGTCGATCTCATCCTCAACGCCACCCCGGGTGCCATCGCCGGCTGGCTGCTGGGCCTGAACTTCGTCGGCATCCTGGCGATGGCGGGCATCACGTTCATCTCGTCGTCGGGCGTGATCGCCCGCCTGCTCAACGATCTGCGCCGATTGGGTAACCGCGAAACCCCTGCGGTGCTGTCGATCTTGGTGCTCGAGGATTTCGCGATGGCCGCCTACTTGCCGCTGCTGGCCGTGCTGGCGGCCGGCGGCACCTGGTGGGAGGCGCTGCTGTGGATGGGCGCGGCGATGATCGCGCTCGCGGTGGTCTTCGCGGCGTCGTATCGCTGGGGCCACCACCTGGGCCGGCTGATCAGCCATCCCGACGACGAGCAACTGTTGTTGCGCATTCTGGGGCTGACCCTGCTCGTGTCGGCAGCCGCCGAACATCTGCACGCCTCGGCGGCGGTGGGTGCGTTCCTGGTCGGCTTGACGCTGACGGGGGAGACCGCCGAGCGGGCCCGTTCGGTGCTGACCCCACTGCGCGACCTGTTCGCCGCCGTGTTCTTCGTGGCTATCGGATTGTCAGTGGCACCCGCGGACCTGGTGCCGATGCTGCCGGTGGCTGTGCTGCTCGCCGCGGTCACGGCGGCCACCAAGGTGGCCACCGGTGTGTATGCGGCCCGCCGTGACGGGGTCGGCCGCCCGGGCCAGCTTCGCGCGGGGACCGCGCTGGTCGCGCGCGGCGAGTTCTCGCTGGTGATCATCGGGCTGGCGGGCACCACGGTCGCTGCGATCGGATCGCTGGCCACGCCCTACGTTTTCGTGCTCGCCATCGTCGGACCCCTACTCGCGCGGTTCGCCCGGTAG
- a CDS encoding cation:proton antiporter regulatory subunit, with translation MEVKEVLLPGVGLRYEFDNAEGNRIGVIARRSGDFEVVVYGAADPDQARPVFRLTDEEAEALAQILGAPRMVERFADLTKEVPGLDAGQVEIVPGSPFVDRPLGDTKARTRTGASIVAIVRDEEVLASPKPDQVLHARDVLVVIGTEHGISGVRRIVDQG, from the coding sequence ATGGAGGTCAAGGAAGTCCTGCTGCCCGGAGTCGGACTGCGCTATGAATTCGACAATGCCGAGGGCAACCGCATCGGCGTGATCGCACGCCGCAGCGGTGATTTCGAAGTCGTCGTATACGGTGCCGCCGACCCCGATCAGGCTCGCCCGGTGTTCCGCCTCACCGACGAGGAAGCCGAGGCGCTGGCCCAGATCCTCGGTGCCCCGCGGATGGTGGAACGCTTCGCCGACCTGACCAAGGAAGTCCCCGGGCTCGACGCGGGCCAGGTCGAAATCGTGCCGGGGTCGCCGTTCGTCGACCGGCCGCTGGGCGACACCAAGGCGCGCACCCGAACCGGCGCATCGATTGTGGCGATCGTGCGCGACGAAGAGGTGCTGGCTTCACCGAAGCCTGACCAGGTGCTGCACGCCCGTGATGTTCTGGTGGTGATCGGAACCGAGCACGGCATTTCCGGCGTCCGGCGAATAGTCGACCAAGGCTGA
- a CDS encoding sterol desaturase family protein, whose product MREPVLFAIPFFLLLLTIEWTAARKLERLAETEQPASGAYHTRDAWASISMGLMSVATMGIWKFGALLGYAALYAYVAPWHLSPTKWYTWVIAIVGVDVLFYAYHRTAHRVRLIWATHQAHHSSRYFNFATALRQKWNNSGEIIMWIPLPLLGVPPWMVFTSFSISLIYQFWIHTERIDKLPRAFEFVFNTPSHHRVHHGMDPEYLDKNYGGILIIWDRLFGSFQPELYRPHYGLTKPVTTFNIWKLQTHEYAAIARDVRSAHRWRDRMGYIFGPPGWQPRTAAQPAATVATS is encoded by the coding sequence ATGCGTGAGCCGGTGTTGTTCGCGATCCCGTTCTTCCTGCTGCTGCTGACCATCGAGTGGACCGCCGCCCGCAAGCTCGAGCGCCTGGCGGAAACCGAGCAACCCGCCTCCGGCGCCTACCACACCCGCGACGCGTGGGCCTCGATCTCGATGGGGCTGATGTCGGTGGCGACGATGGGCATCTGGAAGTTCGGGGCACTGCTCGGCTATGCGGCGCTCTACGCCTACGTCGCGCCGTGGCACCTGTCGCCGACCAAGTGGTACACGTGGGTGATCGCGATCGTCGGCGTGGATGTGCTGTTCTACGCCTATCACCGCACCGCCCACCGGGTCCGGCTGATCTGGGCGACGCATCAGGCGCATCACTCCAGCCGGTACTTCAACTTCGCGACCGCGCTGCGCCAGAAGTGGAACAACAGCGGCGAGATCATCATGTGGATTCCGTTGCCGCTGTTGGGCGTTCCGCCGTGGATGGTGTTCACCAGCTTCTCGATCAGCCTGATATACCAGTTCTGGATCCATACCGAGCGCATCGACAAGCTGCCGCGCGCCTTCGAGTTCGTGTTCAACACGCCCTCGCACCACCGGGTGCATCACGGGATGGACCCGGAGTATCTCGACAAGAACTACGGCGGCATCCTGATCATCTGGGATCGGTTGTTCGGATCCTTCCAGCCGGAGCTGTACCGCCCGCACTACGGGCTGACCAAACCGGTCACCACGTTCAACATCTGGAAACTGCAGACCCATGAATACGCGGCGATCGCGCGCGACGTGCGCTCGGCGCACCGCTGGCGCGACCGCATGGGCTACATCTTCGGGCCGCCCGGGTGGCAACCCCGCACCGCCGCGCAGCCGGCCGCTACGGTGGCCACCAGCTAG
- a CDS encoding carboxylesterase/lipase family protein, producing MTADASIRSIVDSPVVQTSYGPVRGADDGRVRTWKGLRYAAPPVGDLRWRAPVPPQPWTDVADATTFGPVSPQPRSPIPMGLGTRADEDCLFLNVWAPSDSTDAKPVMVWVHGGAYIFGSGSQPMYDGTVLAGGSDVVVVTINYRLGALGFLDFSAAGFDSNVALRDVLAALRWVQDNIAAFGGDPDRVTLFGESAGAAITTTLLAVPEAKGLFSRAIAQSAPATSVYGSQRAGAMAELFLERLGMTADEAHRAPVATLIDASQQVFDHVPATKPGQLAFAPTVDGELVPDYPVTLARAGRTHPVPLLIGTNKDEAALFRLMRSPLMPIAPRSVRTMFNEMADDQPGLQLPTSEQVSSAYPAKMARTRSLGVASDVGFRMPTVWFAEGHTNVAPVYLYRFDWATPLFKAIRLGAAHATELIYVWGNLISGPRDLTFKLGGLKTGEELSMRMRARWTRFAATGDPNLPIGQPHWAPYRADDRATLVIDREDRVVDDLDRPIRQTWGDEVLSFR from the coding sequence ATGACAGCGGATGCCAGCATTCGTTCGATCGTGGACAGCCCGGTCGTCCAGACCAGCTACGGTCCGGTCCGCGGTGCCGATGACGGCCGGGTCAGGACCTGGAAGGGCCTTCGCTACGCTGCCCCGCCGGTCGGCGATCTCCGCTGGCGCGCGCCGGTGCCTCCGCAGCCGTGGACCGACGTGGCGGACGCGACGACGTTCGGTCCGGTGAGCCCGCAGCCACGCAGCCCCATCCCGATGGGCTTGGGCACACGTGCCGATGAGGATTGCCTGTTCCTCAACGTGTGGGCGCCATCTGATTCGACCGATGCCAAGCCGGTCATGGTGTGGGTCCATGGCGGTGCCTACATCTTCGGCTCGGGCAGCCAGCCGATGTACGACGGCACTGTGCTGGCCGGTGGTTCCGACGTCGTGGTTGTCACCATCAACTACCGGCTCGGAGCGCTGGGCTTCCTTGATTTTTCGGCGGCCGGCTTCGACAGCAACGTCGCCCTGCGCGACGTGCTGGCCGCGTTGCGCTGGGTGCAGGACAACATCGCCGCGTTCGGTGGCGACCCGGACCGGGTGACGTTGTTCGGTGAGTCCGCCGGGGCGGCGATCACCACCACGCTGCTGGCCGTACCGGAAGCCAAGGGTCTGTTCTCCCGCGCGATTGCCCAGAGCGCACCTGCCACCTCGGTCTACGGCAGCCAACGCGCCGGCGCGATGGCCGAGCTGTTCCTCGAGCGGCTGGGGATGACGGCAGACGAGGCACATCGGGCTCCCGTTGCGACCCTCATCGACGCCTCCCAACAGGTGTTCGACCATGTGCCTGCCACCAAACCCGGGCAGCTGGCGTTCGCGCCGACCGTGGACGGAGAGCTCGTTCCGGACTACCCGGTGACCTTGGCCAGGGCGGGCAGAACACATCCCGTGCCACTGCTCATCGGCACCAACAAGGACGAGGCGGCACTGTTCCGGCTCATGCGCTCACCGTTGATGCCGATCGCACCCAGATCGGTCCGAACGATGTTCAACGAGATGGCCGACGATCAGCCGGGCCTGCAACTGCCGACCTCCGAGCAGGTCAGTTCGGCATACCCCGCCAAGATGGCGCGCACCCGCAGTCTGGGGGTGGCAAGCGACGTGGGCTTCCGGATGCCGACGGTGTGGTTCGCCGAGGGGCACACCAATGTCGCGCCCGTCTATCTCTACCGATTCGATTGGGCCACGCCACTTTTCAAGGCCATTCGACTCGGCGCCGCCCATGCCACCGAGTTGATCTACGTGTGGGGCAATCTGATCTCCGGTCCCCGGGACCTCACCTTCAAACTCGGTGGGCTCAAGACCGGCGAGGAGTTGTCGATGCGCATGCGGGCGCGGTGGACCAGGTTCGCGGCCACCGGCGATCCCAACCTGCCGATCGGACAGCCGCACTGGGCGCCGTATCGCGCAGATGACCGGGCGACGTTGGTCATCGACCGCGAGGACCGCGTCGTCGACGACCTGGACCGCCCGATCCGCCAGACCTGGGGCGACGAGGTGCTCAGCTTCCGCTGA
- a CDS encoding multidrug efflux SMR transporter has product MRKWVLLLAAIAVEVTGTLSLRASQDHSAWLVLVVTGYLASFYFLALVLRAGMPVGVAYGVWGALGTAATAVLAAVIFGDPFTAPIVVGIGLIIAGVLMVELGSRHPAGENGTP; this is encoded by the coding sequence GTGCGGAAATGGGTGCTGCTGTTGGCCGCTATCGCCGTAGAGGTCACCGGAACCCTGTCGTTGCGAGCGTCGCAGGACCATTCCGCCTGGCTGGTCCTTGTGGTGACCGGCTATCTCGCCTCGTTCTATTTCCTCGCGCTGGTGCTGCGCGCCGGCATGCCGGTCGGGGTGGCCTACGGCGTCTGGGGTGCGCTGGGAACCGCGGCGACGGCGGTGCTCGCCGCGGTGATCTTCGGCGACCCGTTCACCGCCCCGATCGTCGTCGGGATCGGGCTGATCATTGCCGGGGTGTTGATGGTCGAGCTCGGCTCGCGGCATCCCGCCGGCGAGAACGGCACACCATGA
- a CDS encoding multidrug efflux SMR transporter, with product MWLTLAGAILIEICATLCLRASDGFRKRAWIAPMLIGYLVSFTLLWVTLSLGMPVGVAYGVWSAAGVALIAVIARFLFRDPLTPLMMGGIALIIAGVLTIELTGAAG from the coding sequence ATGTGGCTGACGCTGGCCGGTGCCATCCTCATCGAGATCTGCGCGACTCTGTGCCTGCGCGCCTCTGACGGTTTCCGCAAGAGGGCGTGGATCGCGCCGATGCTGATCGGCTATCTGGTGTCGTTCACCCTGCTCTGGGTGACGCTGTCGCTGGGCATGCCGGTCGGCGTCGCCTACGGCGTGTGGTCGGCGGCCGGCGTCGCCCTGATCGCGGTGATCGCACGGTTCCTCTTCCGCGACCCGCTGACCCCGCTGATGATGGGCGGTATCGCGCTGATCATCGCCGGCGTGCTCACGATCGAGCTGACCGGCGCCGCGGGCTGA
- a CDS encoding MFS transporter encodes MGTPELDVGHRRARVASAALFLTNGALFANLLPRFPEIKSELELSNTAFGLAVAAFSAGALLTGPTAALLIRRYRSSVVAVTGSVLIAVFTIAAGLAPTGATLAAALFCAGAADSVTDVAQNVHGLRVQRTYGRFIINSLHAVWSSGAVLGGLIGAGAIYLGIARAVQLSASAVLFSVVCLIAYRFLLPGPDHHDSESRAEARAGARSGRAGYVVLAALVAIAIAGAVVEDAGSSWASLYLRDSLSAPAALAAFGYVALVGFQFVGRVVGDRMTDRWGPCAVARAGGLTIAVGMATALASPGVPGAIAGFAAAGFGSATLVPGAMHAADALPGLRPGTGLTVLTWLMRVGFLGSPIVVGAIADAASLRVGLLIVPAAGLVAVLLAPALSPRRRSARS; translated from the coding sequence ATGGGCACCCCCGAACTCGACGTGGGACACCGTCGGGCCCGGGTGGCCAGCGCCGCGCTGTTCCTGACCAACGGTGCGTTGTTCGCCAACTTGCTGCCGCGCTTCCCCGAGATCAAATCGGAGCTCGAGTTGTCCAACACGGCCTTCGGTCTTGCGGTGGCGGCATTCTCGGCAGGCGCTCTGCTGACAGGACCGACGGCGGCGCTGCTCATCCGCCGCTACCGATCGTCGGTGGTCGCGGTGACAGGTAGCGTGCTGATCGCCGTTTTCACCATCGCCGCCGGACTGGCGCCGACCGGGGCGACGCTGGCCGCGGCACTGTTCTGCGCCGGCGCGGCCGATTCGGTGACCGATGTCGCCCAGAATGTGCACGGTCTGCGGGTGCAGCGGACGTACGGCCGGTTCATCATCAATTCGCTGCACGCGGTGTGGTCATCCGGTGCAGTGCTCGGCGGTTTGATCGGCGCAGGCGCGATCTATCTCGGAATCGCCCGCGCTGTGCAGCTGTCGGCGTCGGCGGTGTTGTTCAGCGTCGTCTGCCTGATCGCCTACCGCTTCCTGCTGCCGGGGCCGGACCATCACGACTCCGAGAGCCGCGCCGAAGCACGTGCCGGCGCGCGCTCGGGCCGGGCCGGCTACGTCGTGCTGGCTGCGCTGGTCGCCATTGCGATCGCCGGGGCCGTCGTCGAAGACGCCGGCAGCTCGTGGGCATCGCTGTACCTGCGGGACTCGCTGTCGGCACCGGCGGCGCTGGCCGCGTTCGGTTACGTCGCGCTGGTCGGCTTTCAGTTCGTCGGCCGCGTCGTCGGCGATCGGATGACCGACCGGTGGGGACCGTGTGCGGTGGCCCGCGCCGGCGGCCTGACCATCGCGGTGGGCATGGCGACCGCATTGGCGTCTCCCGGCGTTCCCGGCGCCATCGCCGGGTTCGCCGCCGCCGGATTCGGCTCGGCCACCCTGGTACCGGGCGCGATGCACGCCGCCGACGCGCTGCCGGGGTTGCGGCCGGGAACCGGGCTGACGGTACTGACCTGGCTGATGCGAGTGGGATTCCTGGGCTCGCCGATTGTCGTCGGCGCGATCGCCGACGCCGCGTCATTGCGAGTCGGTCTGCTGATCGTGCCCGCCGCGGGACTCGTCGCTGTGCTGCTGGCCCCCGCTCTCAGCCCGCGGCGCCGGTCAGCTCGATCGTGA
- the malQ gene encoding 4-alpha-glucanotransferase, whose protein sequence is MTASSLAELAHRFNVATEYHDWTGRSVPVDEDTLVAVLGALGVEAGTEEGRAAALSAQDARYWARSLPPTIIGRDDSETSFWVHVTHGEEAHVWVRLEDGAVRTGVRQADNFTPPYDLDGRLVGEATFVLPSDLPLGYHRVHLRSGGYETSAPLIITPAWLGVPARLGARRTWGLATQLYSVRSKNSWGVGDLGDLTDLAVWAGARHGAGYVVVNPLHAAAPTKPMEPSPYLPTSRRFTNPLYLRVEAIGEFAYLPKRGRVWKLRAEVQGRARKLDAIDRDSAWAAKRTALKAIYRVPRSAGRELAFEAFKAREGQALDDFATWSALAEKYGGNWRKWPKTLRHPANSKVADFVERHGSAVDFHRWLQWQLDDQLAAAQSQAVRTGMALGIMHDLAVGVHPDGADAWAMQNVLALGVTAGAPPDEFNQLGQNWSQPPWRPDRLEELGYQPFRALIAAVLRHAGGVRIDHIIGLFRLWWIPAGASPTKGTYVRYNHDAMIGIVALEAHRAGAVVVGEDLGTVEPWVRDYLRARGVLGTSILWFELDRDGDGGPLPAERWRELCLSSVTTHDLPPTPGYLAGEHVRLRDELGLLTRPAEEELADDRAEQAAWLAELRRVGLLGDGADEEQVILGLYRYLARTPSRLLALALTDAVGDRRTQNQPGTTDEYPNWRVPLTGPDGSPLLLEDVLTDPRAQALAAAMQAATVSGQR, encoded by the coding sequence ATGACTGCTTCGTCGCTGGCCGAACTCGCGCATCGATTCAATGTGGCCACCGAGTATCACGACTGGACCGGTCGATCCGTGCCGGTCGACGAGGACACGCTGGTGGCGGTGCTGGGCGCACTCGGTGTCGAGGCGGGCACCGAAGAGGGCCGGGCCGCAGCGCTTTCGGCCCAGGACGCGCGGTATTGGGCACGGTCGCTGCCGCCGACGATCATCGGCCGCGACGACAGCGAGACCTCGTTCTGGGTTCATGTCACCCACGGCGAGGAGGCGCACGTCTGGGTCCGGCTCGAAGACGGCGCTGTCCGTACCGGTGTACGGCAGGCCGACAACTTCACCCCGCCCTACGACCTGGACGGCCGGCTGGTGGGTGAGGCGACATTCGTGTTGCCTTCGGATCTGCCGTTGGGATATCACCGAGTGCACCTGCGCTCTGGCGGTTATGAGACCAGCGCGCCATTGATCATCACTCCGGCCTGGCTCGGCGTACCCGCTCGGCTGGGTGCCCGCCGCACCTGGGGCCTGGCCACCCAGCTCTACAGCGTGCGCTCCAAGAATTCCTGGGGTGTCGGCGATCTCGGCGACCTCACCGATCTTGCGGTGTGGGCGGGAGCTCGCCACGGCGCCGGGTACGTCGTGGTCAACCCGCTGCACGCCGCGGCGCCGACCAAACCGATGGAGCCCTCCCCCTACCTGCCGACGTCGCGGCGGTTCACCAATCCGCTGTACCTACGGGTCGAGGCGATCGGAGAATTCGCCTATCTACCCAAACGCGGCCGGGTGTGGAAACTGCGCGCCGAGGTCCAGGGCCGGGCACGCAAGCTCGACGCGATCGACCGCGATTCGGCATGGGCCGCGAAACGTACTGCGCTGAAAGCGATTTACCGGGTCCCGCGGTCTGCGGGCCGCGAGCTGGCGTTCGAGGCCTTCAAGGCGAGGGAGGGCCAGGCTCTCGACGACTTCGCCACCTGGTCGGCGCTGGCCGAGAAGTACGGCGGCAACTGGCGCAAGTGGCCGAAGACCCTGCGACATCCGGCCAATTCCAAGGTGGCCGACTTCGTCGAACGGCACGGCTCCGCAGTGGATTTCCACCGCTGGTTGCAGTGGCAGCTCGATGACCAGCTCGCCGCCGCCCAGTCCCAGGCCGTGCGCACCGGGATGGCGCTGGGCATCATGCATGACTTGGCTGTCGGGGTTCATCCCGACGGCGCCGACGCCTGGGCGATGCAGAACGTGTTGGCGCTGGGGGTCACCGCGGGTGCGCCGCCGGACGAGTTCAATCAGCTCGGGCAGAACTGGTCACAGCCGCCTTGGCGCCCCGATCGGCTCGAAGAGCTTGGCTACCAACCATTTCGGGCTTTGATCGCGGCCGTCCTGCGACATGCGGGTGGAGTGCGCATCGATCACATCATCGGGCTGTTCCGGCTGTGGTGGATCCCGGCGGGCGCGTCGCCGACCAAAGGCACCTACGTGCGCTACAACCACGACGCGATGATCGGAATTGTCGCGCTCGAAGCGCACCGGGCCGGCGCGGTCGTCGTCGGTGAGGATCTCGGCACGGTGGAACCGTGGGTGCGTGACTACCTGCGCGCGCGCGGAGTGCTGGGCACCTCGATCCTGTGGTTCGAACTGGACCGCGACGGCGACGGCGGACCGCTGCCGGCCGAGCGCTGGCGAGAATTGTGCCTGTCCTCGGTGACCACCCATGACCTGCCGCCGACGCCGGGGTATCTGGCCGGTGAACATGTCCGGTTGCGCGACGAGCTCGGCCTGCTCACCCGGCCCGCAGAGGAAGAACTGGCCGACGACCGTGCCGAGCAGGCGGCCTGGTTGGCCGAGCTGCGCCGCGTCGGACTGCTCGGCGACGGCGCCGACGAGGAGCAGGTGATCCTGGGGCTCTACCGGTATCTGGCCCGAACCCCGTCGCGCCTGCTTGCGCTGGCGTTGACTGATGCCGTGGGCGACCGACGCACGCAAAACCAGCCGGGCACCACCGACGAGTATCCGAATTGGCGGGTTCCGTTGACCGGACCCGACGGCTCGCCGCTGCTGCTCGAAGATGTGCTGACCGATCCGCGGGCACAGGCGCTCGCCGCGGCGATGCAGGCCGCGACGGTATCGGGTCAACGGTAG
- a CDS encoding NUDIX domain-containing protein, with the protein MPKYSAGVLLHRNVDGVVEVLIGHPGGPFWARKDDGAWSIPKGEYDPDNDDPWAAAQREFAEELGSEVPAGPRIGFDAVKQPSGKVLTVFAVNADLDVTEVHSNSFTLEWPKGSGRLQEFPELDRVGWFPLAQARRKLLKGHVVFLDRLMAHLPGLSEGDPDPAG; encoded by the coding sequence GTGCCGAAATACAGTGCCGGCGTTCTGCTGCACCGCAACGTCGATGGTGTCGTCGAGGTGCTCATCGGCCATCCCGGCGGCCCGTTCTGGGCGCGCAAGGACGATGGCGCGTGGTCGATTCCCAAGGGCGAGTACGACCCTGACAACGACGACCCGTGGGCGGCTGCACAGCGCGAGTTCGCCGAGGAGTTGGGCTCCGAGGTGCCCGCCGGCCCGCGGATCGGGTTCGACGCGGTCAAGCAGCCGAGCGGCAAGGTGCTGACGGTGTTCGCGGTGAACGCCGACCTGGACGTGACCGAGGTGCACAGCAATTCGTTCACGCTGGAGTGGCCGAAGGGGTCGGGCCGGTTGCAGGAGTTTCCCGAGCTGGACCGGGTGGGCTGGTTCCCGCTGGCACAGGCACGCCGCAAGCTGCTCAAGGGCCATGTGGTGTTCCTGGACCGGCTGATGGCTCATCTGCCGGGACTGAGCGAAGGCGATCCGGATCCCGCGGGTTAG